One region of Acidimicrobiia bacterium genomic DNA includes:
- a CDS encoding DUF177 domain-containing protein, whose amino-acid sequence MSGFRIDVADLLSHPGSRRELTLAEPVADLVGSAARVEGPVRLDLALERISEGIVARGMVTAHWQAECSLCLGDVERSLEAHVDELFEPTPVEGETYPIQGHEIDLEQLVRDVVLLDLPLAPHCEPECVGALPEINDDDDPTDPRWAALSELEL is encoded by the coding sequence ATGTCCGGATTCCGCATCGATGTCGCCGACCTGCTGTCGCACCCCGGTTCGCGGCGCGAGCTCACCCTGGCCGAGCCCGTCGCCGACTTGGTCGGCTCGGCGGCGCGCGTCGAGGGGCCGGTGCGGCTGGATCTCGCGCTCGAGCGCATCTCCGAGGGCATCGTGGCTCGCGGTATGGTGACCGCCCATTGGCAGGCCGAGTGCAGCCTCTGCCTCGGCGACGTCGAGCGCAGTCTCGAAGCGCACGTCGACGAGCTCTTCGAGCCCACCCCGGTCGAGGGCGAGACCTACCCGATCCAGGGCCACGAGATCGACCTGGAGCAGCTCGTGCGCGACGTGGTGCTGCTCGATCTGCCGCTCGCGCCGCATTGCGAACCGGAGTGTGTGGGGGCGTTGCCCGAGATCAACGACGACGACGACCCCACCGATCCCCGCTGGGCCGCGCTCTCCGAGCTCGAGCTCTGA
- the rpmF gene encoding 50S ribosomal protein L32: MAVPKRKIPRAKTHSRRSANRKLDAPARSVCPNCQTVKQPHIVCPNCGWYKGRQAVEVQ; this comes from the coding sequence ATGGCCGTCCCGAAGCGCAAGATCCCGAGGGCCAAGACCCATTCGCGCCGGTCTGCGAACCGCAAGCTCGACGCGCCCGCGCGCTCCGTCTGCCCGAACTGTCAGACGGTGAAGCAGCCGCACATCGTGTGCCCGAACTGTGGTTGGTACAAGGGCCGCCAGGCCGTCGAGGTGCAGTAG
- the plsX gene encoding phosphate acyltransferase PlsX: MSTCTVAVDAMGGDRAPGEIVAGALRGVDELGIRVLLVGREEEVTPLLSNPAPAGVSILDARDVIAMDDEPAGAVRKKKNSSLVRCAQAVRDGLADAMVSAGNTGAAMAAALLRMGRVKGVSRPAIAVVLPVPGHGHQILVDAGATTDVSPEWLVQFALMGREYARVRLGVEEPTVGLLSIGEEPSKGDELRKQVHPLLSAMPGFVGNVEGRDFMHAGTDVVVTDGFTGNVALKSLEGALRSLASLVFGVFESSPAAKAAGDVVMPMLLEAAEAYDPDLTGGAVLLGVNGVCVISHGASSETAIVKALGVAADCVSADVPQLVRKAVANAG, from the coding sequence GTGTCCACCTGCACGGTCGCCGTCGACGCGATGGGTGGCGACCGAGCCCCGGGCGAGATCGTGGCGGGCGCGTTGCGCGGCGTCGACGAGCTGGGCATCCGAGTGCTGCTCGTCGGCCGCGAAGAAGAGGTCACGCCACTGCTGTCGAACCCGGCGCCGGCGGGTGTGTCGATCCTCGACGCGCGCGACGTGATCGCGATGGACGACGAACCAGCCGGTGCGGTGCGCAAGAAGAAGAACTCGTCTCTCGTGCGCTGCGCGCAGGCGGTGCGCGACGGGTTGGCCGACGCGATGGTGAGCGCAGGCAACACCGGCGCCGCGATGGCCGCCGCATTGCTCCGCATGGGGCGGGTGAAGGGCGTCTCCCGTCCTGCGATCGCGGTGGTGCTGCCGGTGCCCGGGCACGGCCACCAGATCCTCGTCGACGCCGGTGCCACGACGGACGTCTCGCCTGAATGGCTGGTTCAGTTCGCGCTCATGGGCCGTGAATACGCACGGGTGCGGCTCGGTGTGGAGGAACCGACCGTAGGTCTCCTCTCGATCGGCGAGGAGCCGAGCAAGGGTGACGAGCTGCGCAAGCAGGTGCACCCGCTTCTCTCGGCGATGCCCGGCTTCGTCGGCAACGTAGAGGGCCGCGACTTCATGCACGCCGGGACTGACGTGGTGGTCACCGACGGGTTCACCGGCAACGTCGCGCTCAAGAGCCTGGAAGGCGCGCTGCGCTCGCTCGCGAGCCTCGTATTCGGTGTGTTCGAGTCGTCGCCGGCGGCGAAGGCAGCCGGTGACGTGGTCATGCCGATGTTGCTCGAGGCGGCCGAGGCGTACGACCCCGATCTCACGGGTGGCGCGGTCCTGCTCGGCGTGAACGGGGTCTGCGTGATCTCGCACGGCGCCTCGTCGGAGACCGCGATCGTCAAGGCGCTCGGTGTCGCGGCCGATTGCGTTTCCGCAGACGTTCCGCAGCTCGTGCGCAAGGCGGTGGCGAATGCCGGCTGA
- a CDS encoding acyl carrier protein, whose protein sequence is MPAETHLERGPLGSEEVLALIRDQLSEILEIDESLVVREARFAEDLAADSLALIELVEALEQELGERTVGFSVDDEDLADLATVGDAVDYIVARLETGSAAP, encoded by the coding sequence ATGCCGGCTGAGACGCACCTCGAGCGTGGCCCGCTTGGTTCCGAGGAAGTGCTCGCGCTGATCCGCGATCAGCTTTCCGAGATCCTCGAGATCGACGAGTCGCTCGTCGTGCGCGAGGCGCGCTTCGCCGAGGATCTCGCGGCCGACTCGCTCGCGCTCATCGAGTTGGTGGAAGCGCTCGAGCAGGAGCTGGGCGAGCGAACGGTGGGGTTCAGCGTGGACGACGAGGACCTCGCCGACCTCGCGACCGTGGGCGACGCGGTGGACTACATCGTTGCTCGGCTCGAGACAGGGAGCGCGGCGCCATGA
- the rnc gene encoding ribonuclease III produces the protein MTREDELVRLEGALGYEFEARAHLEAALVHRSYCAEHAEASPNERLEFLGDAVLGLSVTDHIFEVYPELPEGELTKIRASVVNAEVLAIVAAELDLGSALLLAKGEDASGGRAKPSILADTMEAVIAAVYLDGGRESADRVVLGLLGERIQESAEGPGQRDVKTRLQELTTQLLDVVPRYVVTGDGPDHSRNFYAKVMLRRDCYGEGEGRTKKEAEKAAARAAWQRLQAEQSGEMPALATSAAREGNDA, from the coding sequence ATGACGCGCGAGGACGAGCTCGTCCGGCTCGAAGGCGCCCTCGGCTACGAGTTCGAGGCGCGAGCCCATCTCGAAGCCGCGCTCGTCCATCGCTCGTACTGCGCTGAGCATGCAGAGGCGAGCCCGAACGAGCGGCTCGAGTTCCTCGGCGATGCCGTGCTCGGCCTGAGTGTCACCGACCACATCTTCGAGGTGTACCCGGAGCTTCCCGAAGGTGAGCTCACGAAGATTCGAGCGTCCGTGGTCAATGCCGAGGTGCTGGCGATCGTCGCCGCCGAGCTCGATCTCGGCAGCGCGTTGCTCTTGGCCAAGGGCGAAGACGCCTCGGGCGGACGTGCGAAGCCGTCGATCCTCGCCGACACCATGGAGGCCGTCATCGCCGCCGTGTACCTGGACGGTGGCCGCGAGTCTGCCGACCGCGTCGTGCTGGGGCTGCTCGGCGAGCGAATTCAAGAGAGTGCCGAAGGCCCTGGTCAGCGCGACGTGAAGACGCGTTTGCAAGAGCTCACCACGCAGCTCCTTGATGTTGTCCCGCGCTACGTCGTCACCGGCGATGGGCCTGACCACTCCAGGAACTTCTACGCCAAGGTGATGTTGCGCCGAGACTGCTACGGCGAGGGCGAAGGTCGCACCAAGAAGGAAGCCGAGAAGGCCGCGGCGCGCGCCGCATGGCAGCGACTGCAAGCGGAACAGTCCGGGGAGATGCCCGCGCTGGCGACCAGCGCAGCGAGAGAAGGAAACGATGCCTGA
- the mutM gene encoding bifunctional DNA-formamidopyrimidine glycosylase/DNA-(apurinic or apyrimidinic site) lyase translates to MPELPEVEVVRRDLEREIIGKRVKAVEVDGMRSVRRHHNRKQFISRLEGKRFISVERRGKYLLCRIEGNDVLVIHLGMSGQLLRAKTGRDAKAKHTHVTITFTQGGQLRFIDPRTFGEMFVTEVDALARVSELSHLGIDPLENAMSWEQFGSLITNKHAKLKPLLMDQKFLAGIGNIYSDEILWGAGLRWDRMSDSLSAQEVRRLYRAMVETLQDAVKYRGSSLADMQYVDLHGKPGEYQLHHKVYAHDGDSCRRCRHAIVRERYGGRSTYYCEACQV, encoded by the coding sequence ATGCCTGAGCTACCGGAAGTCGAGGTCGTTCGACGAGACCTCGAGCGAGAGATCATCGGCAAGCGCGTGAAGGCCGTCGAGGTGGACGGCATGCGCTCCGTTCGCCGCCATCACAACCGGAAGCAGTTCATCAGCCGGCTCGAGGGCAAGAGGTTCATCAGCGTCGAGCGGCGCGGCAAGTACCTCCTGTGCCGCATCGAGGGGAACGACGTGCTCGTCATCCATCTCGGCATGTCGGGCCAGCTGCTCCGGGCAAAGACCGGGCGAGACGCCAAGGCCAAGCACACCCATGTGACGATCACGTTCACCCAGGGTGGCCAACTGCGCTTCATCGACCCGCGCACGTTCGGTGAGATGTTCGTGACCGAGGTCGACGCGCTCGCGCGGGTCAGCGAGCTGTCCCACCTCGGGATCGACCCGCTCGAGAACGCGATGTCCTGGGAGCAGTTCGGCAGCCTCATCACGAACAAGCACGCCAAGCTCAAGCCGCTGCTCATGGACCAGAAGTTCCTCGCCGGCATCGGCAACATCTACAGCGACGAGATCCTCTGGGGAGCGGGCTTGCGTTGGGATCGCATGAGCGACTCACTCTCCGCGCAGGAGGTGCGCCGCCTCTACCGGGCGATGGTCGAGACGCTCCAGGACGCCGTGAAGTACCGGGGGTCGTCACTCGCCGACATGCAGTACGTCGACCTGCACGGCAAGCCCGGCGAGTACCAGCTCCACCACAAGGTGTACGCGCACGACGGCGACTCGTGCCGTCGCTGTCGCCACGCGATCGTGCGCGAGCGCTACGGCGGTCGCTCCACCTACTACTGCGAGGCATGCCAGGTCTAG
- a CDS encoding acylphosphatase yields the protein MTEPDRVRRHVWVDGRVQNVWFRDACRREALAQGVDGWVQNLGDGRVEAVFEGPPEAVAVLVAWCQDGPPRAQVSRVEVRDELLGAEDGFAVR from the coding sequence TTGACTGAGCCGGATCGTGTTCGCCGGCACGTCTGGGTCGATGGGCGGGTGCAGAACGTGTGGTTCCGTGACGCGTGCCGACGCGAGGCGTTGGCGCAGGGCGTCGACGGCTGGGTCCAGAACCTCGGCGACGGCCGTGTGGAGGCCGTGTTCGAGGGGCCACCCGAGGCCGTCGCCGTGCTCGTCGCCTGGTGCCAGGACGGGCCTCCGCGTGCGCAGGTCAGCCGGGTCGAGGTCCGCGACGAGCTCTTGGGAGCCGAGGACGGGTTCGCGGTGCGCTGA
- a CDS encoding AAA family ATPase — protein sequence MFLKSLTLKGFKSFAEKTTLDFEPGVTVVVGPNGSGKSNLVDAVAWVLGAQGPRSLRGGKMDDVIFAGTPQRQALGRCEVTLTIDNTTGLLPIDFSEVTFTRTLFRTGESEYALNGVPCRLLDLQELLSDTGIGRQQHVIVGQGQLDTILNASAFDRRGIVEEAAGILKYRKRKERAERRLLTTEGNLIRLNDLLREVKRQLTPLQRQAEAAQKHGSVVGELRAIKLHLAGHQIAGFQTRLERLNDERADLATRDDELRSRLRQLDDSVLDAEHSLTALGGDGVADWVVRVESLRERGRGLAALVGEKRRGVQRELTAAADMGVAETLVADQVGLRNELETLDAQVDGLTLPGTDAQIAADTAEETLSAAEDRWRVAEGDAARARARADAMEQQLRAARADAATAELDAIDGVVGPVIDHLEIESGAEAAVAAALGEAMRAVVVRAGDAARSAVERLHSGDARALVLVVDPDRTPSLRSVDAPPGARPVVDLVRTQVPGLAEALARLLARSVLVGDWRTALDLVLARPDLVAVTTDGDRLGGDGVWNVGGAAAPVITQAALDEALARAAAADVTRAEAQRTVESARAALAAARAAELRRAAVEERRAVLAARLGEVEARLAARDPETNAVAERQRVSLLERDASFATLTRRLADHRAAVDALHDRVRERRRRQADAARSSAEQLDSLRTERAELERGLGEVRERQSRAEIDDAETRIKLESSVDVLRTEFDVEPAAALDAPAPAVPEGTTLAGRARELEREVRLMGPINPLALEEHRALEERHEFLSGQLEDVRSSRKELTRVVRAVDAEIVKVFEQAFADVSEHYMRLFATLFPGGQGRLLLTDPENLLETGIEIDARPLGKNVRRLSLLSGGERSLAALAFLFAVFRARPSPFYLLDEVEAALDDVNLHRFLDLVDEFRDEAQLVIVTHQKRTMEAGDILYGVSMPPGGSTRVVSQRVSDVVEA from the coding sequence ATGTTCCTCAAGTCGCTCACGCTGAAGGGCTTCAAGTCGTTCGCCGAGAAGACGACGCTCGACTTCGAGCCCGGCGTCACCGTGGTGGTCGGCCCGAACGGATCGGGCAAGTCCAACCTCGTCGACGCCGTGGCGTGGGTGCTCGGCGCCCAGGGCCCGCGCAGCCTTCGAGGCGGGAAGATGGACGACGTCATCTTCGCGGGCACACCGCAGCGCCAGGCCCTCGGGCGCTGCGAGGTCACGCTCACGATCGACAACACCACCGGCTTGCTCCCGATCGACTTCTCCGAGGTCACGTTCACGCGCACGCTGTTCCGCACCGGTGAGTCGGAGTACGCGCTCAACGGGGTGCCGTGTCGATTGCTCGACTTGCAGGAGCTGCTGTCCGACACCGGAATCGGTCGCCAGCAGCACGTGATCGTCGGTCAAGGACAGCTCGACACGATCTTGAACGCGTCGGCCTTCGACCGCCGCGGCATCGTCGAAGAAGCCGCGGGCATCCTGAAGTACCGCAAGCGCAAGGAGCGCGCCGAGCGGCGGCTCCTCACCACCGAAGGCAACCTGATCCGCCTCAATGACCTGCTGCGCGAGGTCAAGCGCCAGCTCACGCCCCTCCAGCGCCAAGCGGAGGCCGCGCAGAAGCACGGGAGCGTCGTCGGGGAGCTGCGGGCGATCAAGCTCCACTTGGCCGGCCACCAGATCGCTGGTTTCCAGACGCGCCTCGAGCGTCTGAACGACGAGCGGGCTGACCTCGCCACACGAGACGACGAGCTCCGAAGCCGTCTGCGCCAGCTCGACGACTCGGTGCTGGACGCAGAGCACTCGCTCACGGCACTCGGGGGCGATGGCGTCGCCGACTGGGTGGTGCGCGTCGAATCGCTGCGCGAGCGCGGGAGAGGTCTCGCGGCACTCGTCGGCGAGAAGCGTCGCGGTGTCCAGCGGGAGCTGACCGCCGCGGCCGACATGGGCGTCGCGGAGACCCTCGTTGCCGATCAGGTCGGGTTGCGCAACGAGCTCGAGACGCTCGACGCGCAGGTCGATGGGCTCACGCTGCCCGGCACCGATGCGCAGATCGCGGCAGACACGGCCGAGGAGACGCTGAGCGCGGCCGAGGATCGCTGGCGCGTCGCCGAAGGAGATGCGGCGCGCGCCCGCGCCCGCGCCGACGCCATGGAGCAGCAGCTGCGAGCGGCGCGCGCCGATGCCGCCACGGCGGAGCTGGACGCGATCGACGGTGTCGTTGGCCCGGTGATCGATCACCTCGAGATCGAGTCGGGTGCCGAGGCCGCCGTTGCCGCCGCGCTCGGCGAGGCGATGCGCGCCGTGGTCGTGCGCGCCGGCGACGCGGCGAGGTCGGCGGTCGAACGGCTGCATTCGGGCGACGCGCGCGCGCTCGTGCTCGTGGTCGATCCCGACCGCACGCCGTCCCTGCGCAGCGTTGATGCGCCGCCAGGCGCGCGCCCGGTGGTCGACCTCGTCCGCACGCAGGTTCCTGGTCTCGCCGAGGCGCTCGCGCGTCTGCTGGCCCGGTCGGTGCTCGTGGGAGACTGGCGCACCGCGCTTGACCTCGTGCTGGCTCGGCCCGATCTCGTCGCGGTGACCACCGACGGCGACCGGCTCGGTGGTGACGGCGTCTGGAACGTTGGAGGCGCGGCGGCCCCGGTCATTACCCAAGCCGCGCTCGACGAGGCGCTCGCGCGGGCCGCGGCGGCCGACGTCACGCGGGCCGAGGCCCAGCGAACGGTCGAGTCGGCCCGGGCCGCCCTGGCTGCGGCGCGCGCGGCGGAGCTGCGGCGGGCCGCGGTCGAAGAGCGCCGCGCCGTGCTCGCGGCGCGCCTCGGCGAGGTCGAGGCGAGGCTGGCGGCCCGCGACCCCGAGACCAACGCGGTGGCCGAGCGCCAGCGCGTGTCGCTGCTCGAGCGCGACGCCTCGTTCGCAACGCTGACGCGCCGGCTGGCCGACCATCGCGCCGCTGTGGACGCGCTCCACGATCGTGTGCGCGAACGGCGACGCCGGCAGGCCGACGCGGCACGCTCGTCGGCGGAGCAACTCGACTCCCTGCGCACCGAGCGTGCCGAGCTCGAGCGTGGGCTCGGCGAGGTCCGTGAGCGCCAGTCGCGCGCCGAGATCGATGACGCCGAGACGCGGATCAAGCTGGAGAGCTCGGTGGATGTGCTGCGCACCGAGTTCGACGTGGAGCCTGCCGCCGCGCTCGATGCGCCCGCGCCCGCGGTGCCGGAGGGCACCACGCTCGCGGGCCGTGCTCGCGAGCTCGAGCGCGAGGTGCGCTTGATGGGCCCGATCAACCCGCTCGCGCTGGAGGAGCACCGCGCTCTCGAAGAGCGCCACGAGTTCCTCTCCGGGCAGCTCGAAGACGTGCGCTCGAGTCGCAAGGAGCTCACGCGCGTCGTGCGTGCCGTGGACGCTGAGATCGTGAAGGTCTTCGAGCAGGCGTTCGCCGACGTGTCGGAGCACTACATGCGGCTCTTCGCCACGCTGTTCCCCGGCGGCCAGGGTCGACTCCTGCTCACTGATCCCGAGAACCTCCTCGAGACCGGGATCGAGATCGACGCCCGTCCGTTGGGCAAGAACGTCCGGCGGCTGTCGCTGCTGTCGGGTGGCGAGCGTTCACTTGCGGCGCTCGCGTTCCTGTTCGCGGTGTTCCGCGCCCGCCCGTCGCCCTTCTACCTGCTCGACGAGGTCGAGGCCGCGCTCGACGACGTGAACCTGCACCGGTTCCTCGATCTCGTCGACGAGTTTCGCGACGAAGCGCAGCTGGTGATCGTCACGCACCAGAAGCGCACGATGGAGGCTGGCGACATCCTCTATGGCGTCTCGATGCCGCCGGGCGGGTCGACCCGCGTCGTCTCGCAGCGCGTCAGCGACGTCGTCGAAGCCTGA
- a CDS encoding mechanosensitive ion channel domain-containing protein has product MLGALLTQAAGEKVAACGPTADQSWLCSTVYEITGNRDAAELADTLASPIRIVFIVGLAVLATWFSRRLIRRLARRVTTAPQIGPLSGARRAQRIETMTHVTSSIVTVLISLIALFVVLGEIGVDIAPLIAGAGVMGVALGFGAQSIVRDFLSGLFMVGEDQFGVGDVIDVGGVVGTVEGFTLRVTRLRDIEGSVWHVPNGEIKRVGNQSQQWARAVLDLAVAYDTDIPQATTLIEEVVGAMWHDPEWTPQMLSEPEVWGVEAFVPEGPVIRTVVKTKPHEQWRIAREMRARILAAFDEAGIQIRR; this is encoded by the coding sequence TTGCTGGGTGCGCTCCTCACGCAGGCCGCGGGGGAGAAGGTTGCGGCGTGCGGTCCCACCGCTGACCAGTCGTGGCTCTGCTCGACGGTCTACGAGATCACGGGCAACCGCGATGCCGCGGAGCTGGCCGACACGTTGGCGAGCCCGATCCGCATCGTCTTCATCGTCGGGCTCGCGGTGCTTGCAACCTGGTTCTCCCGCCGACTGATCCGGCGGCTCGCGCGGCGGGTGACGACGGCACCGCAGATCGGGCCCCTGTCCGGCGCCCGCCGCGCGCAACGTATCGAGACCATGACGCATGTGACGAGCAGCATCGTCACCGTCCTCATCTCCCTGATCGCGTTGTTCGTCGTGCTCGGCGAGATCGGCGTGGACATTGCGCCGCTGATTGCTGGTGCCGGCGTGATGGGCGTTGCGCTCGGGTTCGGAGCGCAGAGCATCGTGCGGGACTTCCTCTCCGGCTTGTTCATGGTGGGCGAGGACCAGTTCGGCGTGGGTGACGTGATCGATGTCGGCGGCGTCGTCGGGACGGTCGAGGGCTTCACGCTGCGGGTCACGCGGCTGCGCGACATCGAGGGGAGCGTCTGGCACGTGCCGAACGGCGAGATCAAGCGGGTGGGCAACCAGTCCCAGCAGTGGGCGCGCGCCGTGCTCGACCTCGCGGTCGCCTACGACACCGACATCCCGCAGGCCACCACGTTGATCGAAGAGGTGGTCGGCGCGATGTGGCATGACCCCGAGTGGACTCCGCAGATGCTGTCGGAACCTGAGGTGTGGGGTGTCGAGGCGTTCGTGCCCGAGGGTCCCGTCATCCGCACCGTGGTGAAGACCAAGCCGCACGAGCAGTGGAGGATCGCGCGCGAGATGCGCGCTCGCATCCTGGCGGCGTTCGACGAGGCCGGCATCCAGATCCGCCGGTAA
- the ftsY gene encoding signal recognition particle-docking protein FtsY, giving the protein MKRGRERKSRPKLRDRMSRTRAGFGRLRGRGALSDELWEDLEETLLLADVGLPTTAVLLEQVKARAAADKVRDADALPALLEHEITAVMSPDADRTLHRAPTGPSAWLLVGVNGVGKTTTIAKLAAQEIEDGNRVVLAAADTFRAAAADQLAHWADELGVHLVRAQEGADPGSVAFDAVEAAASRGADVVLVDTAGRLHTKANLMAELGKIVRVVERTPSGLHEVLLVLDATTGQNGLTQARDFTEAVGITGVVLTKLDGTAKGGIVIAIEHELGVPVKLVGIGETPDDLVPFDPAEFAAALVRDDTDSGGE; this is encoded by the coding sequence ATGAAGCGCGGACGTGAACGCAAGAGCCGTCCGAAGCTGCGCGACCGCATGTCTCGCACGCGCGCTGGATTCGGGCGGCTGCGCGGCCGCGGGGCACTCAGCGATGAGCTGTGGGAAGACCTCGAGGAGACGTTGCTCCTCGCCGACGTCGGTCTCCCGACCACCGCCGTGCTCCTCGAGCAGGTGAAGGCGCGCGCCGCGGCCGACAAGGTTCGCGACGCGGATGCGCTCCCGGCGCTGCTGGAGCACGAGATCACCGCGGTCATGAGCCCCGACGCTGACCGCACGCTGCATCGCGCCCCGACCGGGCCGAGCGCTTGGCTCCTCGTGGGGGTCAACGGGGTGGGGAAGACGACGACGATCGCCAAGCTCGCGGCGCAGGAGATCGAGGACGGCAATCGAGTCGTGCTCGCGGCTGCCGACACCTTCCGCGCCGCGGCGGCAGACCAGCTCGCGCATTGGGCCGACGAGCTCGGTGTTCACCTCGTGCGCGCGCAGGAAGGTGCTGACCCTGGGTCGGTCGCGTTCGATGCCGTGGAGGCTGCGGCATCGCGTGGTGCCGACGTGGTTCTTGTGGACACCGCCGGCCGCCTCCACACCAAGGCCAACTTGATGGCCGAGCTCGGGAAGATCGTGCGCGTGGTCGAACGGACGCCTAGTGGGCTGCACGAGGTGCTGCTGGTGTTGGACGCGACGACCGGCCAGAACGGGTTGACGCAGGCGCGCGACTTCACCGAAGCGGTGGGCATCACGGGCGTAGTGCTGACCAAGCTCGACGGCACCGCCAAAGGCGGCATCGTGATCGCGATCGAGCACGAGCTCGGCGTGCCGGTGAAGCTCGTGGGCATCGGCGAAACGCCCGACGATCTCGTGCCGTTCGACCCTGCCGAGTTCGCCGCCGCGCTCGTGCGTGATGACACCGACTCGGGCGGGGAGTGA
- the ffh gene encoding signal recognition particle protein: MFDTLADRFEGIFRQLRGKGRLSDADVDAVAREIRLALLEADVHVSVVKQFVRRVKERAVGEDVTKSLSPGQQVIKIVHEELTATLGGAAGKLQGGSRSPSVVMLAGLQGSGKTTAAAKLARHLERDGKKVLLVAADLQRPAAVEQLRVLGERVGVPVFAEPTDPVSVAQAGVEEARRLGCGVVVLDTAGRIQVDSELMDELARMRDAVDPDDALLVLDAMTGQEAVNVAETFAATIALTGVILTKLDGDARGGAALSVKEVTGLPIVFAGVGEKLDAFEPFHPDRMASRILGMGDVLTLIEKAEATFDAEEAAKTEEKLRKGELTLEDFLDQMRQMKKMGPIQNIIGMLPGMPKELRDADIDEGELGRVEAIICSMTPAERRDPSLINGSRRKRIATGSGTTTAQVNAVLKQFKAVQQMMKQFTRPGKKGRRGGMAMPGMPGIPQGL, translated from the coding sequence ATGTTCGACACCCTCGCCGATCGCTTCGAGGGCATCTTCCGCCAGTTGCGCGGCAAGGGTCGCCTCTCGGATGCCGACGTCGACGCGGTGGCACGCGAGATCCGCCTCGCGCTTCTCGAAGCCGACGTGCACGTGAGCGTGGTCAAGCAGTTCGTTCGTCGCGTGAAGGAGCGCGCCGTTGGCGAAGATGTCACGAAGAGCCTCAGCCCCGGGCAGCAGGTGATCAAGATCGTCCACGAGGAGCTCACCGCGACCCTGGGTGGCGCCGCCGGCAAGCTCCAGGGCGGTTCGCGTTCGCCGTCGGTCGTGATGCTCGCCGGGCTCCAAGGGTCGGGGAAGACCACCGCCGCAGCGAAGCTCGCCCGTCATCTGGAGCGTGACGGTAAGAAGGTGTTGCTCGTGGCGGCCGACCTCCAGCGGCCGGCGGCCGTCGAGCAGCTGCGTGTGTTGGGTGAGCGCGTCGGAGTTCCGGTCTTCGCGGAGCCGACCGACCCGGTGTCCGTCGCTCAGGCTGGTGTGGAGGAGGCGCGTCGCCTGGGATGCGGTGTCGTGGTCCTCGACACGGCCGGTCGCATCCAGGTCGACAGCGAGCTCATGGACGAGCTCGCGCGCATGCGGGACGCGGTCGATCCCGACGACGCGCTGCTCGTGCTCGACGCGATGACCGGCCAGGAAGCCGTGAACGTGGCCGAGACGTTCGCCGCAACGATCGCGCTCACCGGTGTGATCTTGACGAAGCTCGACGGCGACGCGCGTGGCGGGGCTGCGCTCTCGGTGAAGGAGGTGACCGGGCTCCCGATCGTGTTTGCCGGCGTCGGCGAGAAGCTCGACGCCTTCGAGCCGTTTCATCCCGACCGGATGGCGAGCCGCATCCTCGGCATGGGCGACGTGCTCACGCTCATCGAGAAGGCCGAGGCCACGTTCGACGCGGAAGAGGCGGCCAAGACCGAAGAGAAGCTGCGCAAGGGCGAGCTCACGCTCGAGGACTTCCTCGATCAGATGCGCCAGATGAAGAAGATGGGGCCGATTCAGAACATCATCGGGATGCTCCCTGGCATGCCCAAGGAGCTACGCGACGCCGACATCGACGAAGGCGAGCTCGGTCGGGTCGAAGCGATCATCTGCTCGATGACCCCGGCCGAGCGGCGAGACCCGTCGCTCATCAACGGATCACGCCGGAAGCGCATCGCCACCGGCAGCGGCACGACCACCGCGCAGGTCAACGCGGTGCTCAAGCAGTTCAAGGCCGTGCAGCAGATGATGAAGCAGTTCACGCGGCCGGGGAAGAAGGGCCGCCGGGGTGGCATGGCGATGCCAGGAATGCCAGGGATACCCCAGGGACTCTGA
- the rpsP gene encoding 30S ribosomal protein S16: MAVKIRLMRVGKTKQPTYRVVVADERSPRDGRIIETIGHYGPREDPSYFDLDNEKALKWLRQGAQPSEQVQKLLTVHGVWATFEAEKGRKPDTKLNRRGFLTGKNVTPKRKKKEVPEAAAPAADAPAAEAPAAEAPEAEAAPVTEAAPATEAAPKAEAAAPEPEAAAEAPAAAADESAEDASE; encoded by the coding sequence GTGGCCGTGAAGATCCGCTTGATGCGGGTAGGGAAGACCAAGCAGCCCACCTATCGCGTGGTCGTGGCCGACGAGCGGTCGCCCCGCGATGGGCGGATCATCGAGACGATCGGCCACTACGGCCCCCGGGAAGACCCGTCGTACTTCGACCTCGACAACGAGAAGGCCCTGAAGTGGCTGCGCCAGGGTGCGCAGCCGAGCGAGCAGGTGCAGAAGCTGCTCACCGTCCACGGCGTGTGGGCCACCTTCGAGGCCGAGAAGGGCCGCAAGCCCGACACCAAGCTGAACCGCCGGGGTTTCCTCACCGGCAAGAACGTGACGCCGAAGCGCAAGAAGAAGGAAGTCCCGGAAGCCGCGGCACCTGCGGCCGACGCGCCCGCAGCCGAGGCGCCCGCCGCAGAAGCACCGGAGGCAGAAGCCGCGCCCGTAACCGAAGCCGCGCCAGCTACGGAAGCAGCGCCCAAAGCGGAAGCTGCAGCGCCCGAGCCGGAGGCGGCTGCCGAAGCGCCGGCCGCCGCGGCCGACGAGAGCGCGGAGGACGCGAGCGAATGA